One segment of Methanolinea mesophila DNA contains the following:
- a CDS encoding ATP-grasp domain-containing protein, whose protein sequence is MISIIPKPTDTPGDNSTAMVLRELQRMGRNYSILDIDSLDPFNCELDGGVIWVCGLKQDQHQFEVINALSVHHRVINTPLSIFTCASKVMTSALLHKHRIPTPKTLFTASRDEAVRFLREQGKVVTKPVYGFDGIDVKLVDSPDMLPPPPFYLQEYVPNNRDYRIFVINGKAVGGIMRVSDTLAHNIHQGGTGIPCEIDPGMQEVAGNAARVVGVDYAGVDLLRTKEGYCVLEVNGTPNWHCMSTPIPKLLAEYFVEQEQLERM, encoded by the coding sequence ATGATCTCCATCATTCCCAAACCTACCGATACACCCGGCGACAACTCGACCGCAATGGTCCTCCGGGAACTGCAGCGAATGGGCAGGAATTACTCAATCCTGGACATCGACAGCCTCGATCCCTTCAATTGCGAACTGGACGGCGGCGTGATCTGGGTATGCGGGTTAAAACAGGACCAGCATCAGTTCGAGGTCATCAATGCCCTCTCGGTGCACCACCGGGTGATAAACACCCCCCTCTCCATCTTCACCTGTGCGAGCAAGGTGATGACCAGCGCCCTCCTGCATAAACACCGCATTCCCACACCAAAGACCCTGTTTACCGCGTCGCGCGACGAGGCAGTGCGGTTCCTCCGGGAGCAGGGAAAGGTGGTCACAAAACCGGTCTACGGATTCGACGGAATAGACGTAAAACTCGTGGACTCCCCTGACATGCTTCCCCCACCTCCCTTTTATCTCCAGGAATATGTTCCGAACAACCGCGACTACAGGATATTCGTGATAAACGGGAAGGCGGTCGGAGGAATCATGAGAGTGTCCGATACCCTCGCCCATAATATCCACCAGGGGGGCACGGGGATCCCGTGCGAGATCGACCCTGGTATGCAGGAGGTGGCGGGGAATGCCGCACGTGTGGTGGGAGTCGATTATGCGGGGGTCGACCTCCTCCGGACGAAGGAGGGGTATTGCGTACTTGAGGTGAACGGCACACCGAACTGGCACTGCATGTCCACGCCTATTCCGAAACTCCTTGCCGAGTACTTCGTCGAACAGGAACAGCTGGAGCGGATGTAA